The DNA segment AGAGGACTGCAGAGGGCCAAGGGCGGGCGGACTTTCCTGGCCCGCCGTGCGGGCTCTGGCCAAAGCACAGCCGGTGCCCCCTCCACTCCCCTGAGCCCCGGGATCTTGAGGTCCCGTGCCCCTACCCGCTGTGTGCGTGCAGGGCCGCAGGCGACAGGCAGCTCCACAAAGGGCCCTTTGTGTGCCCACTGCGCCTGGCGCCCCCGCCTCCGCCCCCTGGGCCTGGCCGTTGCTTGACCGCAGCGGGAGCAGGGTCGCGGCAACCGCGCCTTGGGGCTGCAGGGGGCGCCGAGGGGCGGGCTGGCCCAGAAAACAAATCCTGTGGTGTCGGGTTTCCTGCAACGAGAGCCGGTTCGGGTGGGGCTTGGAGGTCCGGGGCCACCGCGGGGACGCACGGGCGGGGGGGTGGATCAGGGGACAGCCCCCGCACAGGGACTCGGCCTTTGGCCCCGCCGCCCCATGTCCTTTTCCCTGGGCTAGGCTTAGCAGGGGGCAGCTGCGATGGGGCGGGCCACCGCGCTGTCATCCGAGCCCGCCTTGCCGCCCCTGAAACCCGAGGCTTAGGCGCGGGTGTCGGTGTCGCTTACGCGGATGTCGATGGTTTCCAGATGCGGGAGGGGAAGGGCGGGGGCGTGACCCGGAACCCGGGGGTACCAAACACCCGGGGCTCCACTGCTCGGGTGGCACCCGCACTCCGTCCACGGGGTATGGAGGGGACAAGTTGGAGGAGGGGGGTGAGGGCTGGGGTGCTCGACACCTAGCGGAGGGAGAGcggagcaggggcggggccacATCTGGCTTACGGGGCAGGCGAGGCGCTGCGGCCGGTCGTGGCGACGCAGGTGGAGCCCCCGTGGCATCCCCCCTTGCTGGGAGTGGGTCGGCGCGGGATTGGCTGGCCCTGGGTGATGTCAGGGCGACAGAGCTCATAGGCGCTCTTGGGCGCGGGCGGGCAAGGGCTGGGCTGTAACCCGAGAGGAAGGATCAGGTGGCGCAGGTGTCGGGTCCATGCCGCCCCCGCCGCCAGGTGCACAGCGGGGGCCACCGGCACTGGCGCAGGTAGGAGCAGCCCCGGGACCGCGCGGCTCAGAGCCTTGGGCAACCAGGAGCCTAACAGGACAAGGGCTCTGAGAGGGCTCCCTCGGGGTCGGGGTCCCTGAAAGAGAGGGTTCGGCAGAGCCTTGGGGACGCGCGGGACGGCCGGGTAGCCAGGCGTGGGGTGAGGCAGAGGCCTTCGCGCTGGCTTAAACTGCGAGCTGCCCCTTCTCCGGCTCCCCCTGGCGACTGGGCTGGGTCAACCCGCCCCTGGTCCCGCCCCTTCTAGCCTCACTGGGGGCCCTTGTGGCCCTTGGCCTGCGCCCAGAACCCCTCCCTGGGGGGGCGACCGAGCCTGCCCTTCCCCGGGACCCTCGCCCCATCCCCGCCCGGAGGACCGGAGGGCCTGGGAACCCGGCTGCCTGCACCCCTCGACGGCCGCTGGCCATGAGCCCCGGGAAAGTGAAgcgctgggggggcggggcgtgggAGGCCCTGGGGACCAGCGCCTGAAGCCCCTCCGCCGCTGTCTTCCCGCAGCTGAGCTCCCGCGACGGCCACAACGGGCTGCGGAGGCAGGACTCCAGCCGCAAGCCCCGCGCTTTCAGCAAGCAGCCCAGCACGGGGGACTACTACCGCCAGCTGGGCCGCTGTCCCGGGGAGCCGCTGGCCACACGCCCGGGCATGGCGCACAGCGAGGAGGTGCGTGCCTGCCAGCCCGCGCCCGCCGGCCGCCCGGGACCCGGCCCGGCCGCCCGCTTCTCACTCGCCAGCCCCTCCGCTCCCCCGCAGGCGGCGCTGCTCCCCGGGAACCACGTGCATAACGGCTGCGCCGCGGACCCCAAGGCGTCAAGGGAgctgcccccgccgcccccgccgccgccgccgcccctgcCGGAGGCCCATAGCTCGCCGCCGCCGGCTCCACCTCTGCCCTTCGAGGGCGCTGGCCCTGGCTGCGGGCAGCGTCGCTCCTCCTCGTCCACTGGCAGTGAGTAGGGGCGGGttgaggggtgggggcggtgccAGCCCTGAAGGGGAAGGAAGCCTAGACATCGCTCGTTCCCCAGCTGCTGCTGCCGCCCCGGTGCTCCCTCTTTTCCGACTCGTTCTTCCTGCGGCAAGCCCCTACCCCAGTGAGGACCTAACCCTAAGAGGAGGCTCTGGGTTGCCTCAGTGTGATCTCAGCGCACCTCAGTGACCTCTCTGGGCCCACGTCCCATGCAGCAGGGAAGGCCTCCCAGCTCTGGCGGCTGGTGTTTCTAATGGGCTGGTGCTAACTGGGCAGCTCTAAGTAGAACTGGATTCAAAGAGGCAGGGGCCAACCTTCGTCCTGCCCCTTCTCTATCCTGAGCTTCTCTTCTGCTCCTCACCCCTATCTCTTGTTCCTCCAAGCTAGCTAGCTTTTCTCAGATGCTTCAGGGGCTCTTCCTGGCCAGATACCCCAGAGGCCCCAGGCCAGCTACCACCCGGCTATGGGGACGAGGCCAGTGACCCATCAtgctctgccctttccctcctgATGACCCCCATGGGCATCCTTTTAAGGTCTAGGCTGGTGAACAAGATTCCTGGCTTCTCTTCTGTGAGGTGGGGCAGTCTCTTGCATGCCAGGGCTCCTGCAAGGCCCAGGAGGTGGTGCctcgtgtgtgcgtgtgtgtgtgtgtgtgtgtgtgtgtgtgtgcgtgcacacacacgcctGCCTTCTTCACCCAGCCACTCAGTGCAGGGACCATGTTTAGTGACATCCAAAGCTTCATGTCCCTCACTAGGAGTGCAAGGGTATAACCGGGTCCAGGGTAGGGCCAGCCTGGGTTCCCTTCAGATCCCTATGGAGCCTCAGCCCCTGCTGACCAGGGCCCATCGTAGCCTGTCCACCACCAGCTGAGCCTCCAGAAAGGGCCCTAGCTCTGGGGTTAGCTTTTTCTTTCTGGAGCAAGGCTGATGCTAGGAACGGAAGAAAAATAGACTTTGGGCTTCTCCAGAAACCCCTTCTCAGCAGAGCCTGGGCTGGGTGCCCTATCCCAACCCAATGCCAAGTTTGAGGCCCTTGCTGGGGGAACCAGGGCCAGTGGCAGCCCTACCCAGTCCTCAGGGACAGCAGTAAAGCCTGGAACTGGGTGGACCACCCTTGTGGAGCCCCAGAGCAGCCTGAGCCAGGGTCAGATGAGCTGGAAAATTcctcctctcctgtctcccctcctctgcatgtctccctcccctcttcctgccctcccttctctatccacacccccccccccaccgtcctAGCCTCACCCCGGCCTCCTCCTTGTCCTAACTTTGCTGTCACTTCTCTCCTCTCAATCTCTAGAAGTGAGAGTCCTGAGACACAGGAAGAGTGAGTAGCTGCGTGCGGGGCTCCTGGCTGAGGTGCGGGGCGGGGAACAAGGCACGCTCAGGGGAAGCAAGGCCAAGGACctggggctttaaaaaaaaaaaaaaaaaggagggggcagggccaggggccgGCAGGCCAGGGGTCCTCCACACTACAGGTGGGGCCACTGGCCCCACAGCTACCTTCCTACCTccaccacacccacacacacacccacaaattCTACCCATGGCTTTCAGTTTTGCCCAAATAAATGAGCCTGTTGCCAGTGCCTGCCTGGCAGCTTTCCCTTTTACCCCTCCTGCTGCTCGCTCAGGGATCCCCAACCTGGGGAACCCAAGAGCTGTTGGCCTGTTTTGTTCCCCTCACCCagccctcacccctccctgggTCTCTAAAGACAGCCCTTCCCAAACCCCAGCTGCCTCCGCAGGCCTTGTCAGAAAATGCAAACTCCGTGCACCTGCCTATTTGCATGCTTTTCACCTGGCCCTTCTTCCTGGGTGACTTCACCCCGTATCCTTAGTAAAGGCTCCGCTTTCCTAGGTCCCCCAGAGCTGAGCAGCGCTTTGCTACACGACGGGCATGCAACCAGTGTGTCTGCgtccatgtctgtctgtctgtgtgggaggtggggaggggactggCTTGGTTCTGGTATCCAGGGTCCTGAGCCCATATAGCCACGGAGGCCCCAGGCAACTCAGTCCAAGGGTCACTGAGCTTTGCTGATGCAGAGAGGGCTGGAGGGAGACTCCACCCTGGCTGGCAGAGCCAGGGAACCCAGGACAAAGGTCGGGTGGCTGGCCTTAGACAGGTAGTGTCTTAGAGCTGGTCAGTCAGTGTCCTGGGTGGAGACATTCGCTGGAGTCCCCAGGGCCGGCCCAAGAGCCAGCATGAACTCCCAGGGGCCTCCAGGTAGGGCCCCCATGCCCCGTGAGTAGGGCCGGGAAGATGGTGGGGCTCTGTGAGCTGTCAGCGGGGACCCCGCCTCTGGGGTACCCAAGAGCCGCCCCCAGGGCCTGGGATCTGGAGAGCTGTCATTTGGGGCCCGGCCCCAACCgacttggggagggggaggcagaggggcaggctAGGGGCGGCGGGGATGCAGACctcgcacccccacccccccccccccccccccgcttggccagcacctcctctcctgcctccgtGCAGGCACCAAGTCTTTCAACATGATGTCCCCGACGGGTGACAACTCGGAGCTACTGGCGGAGATCAAGGCCGGCAAGAGTCTGAAGCCGACGCCGCAGAGCAAGGGGCTGACCACGGTGTTCTCGGGCAGCGGGCAGCCGATCTCCCAGGTAGGCGGCTCGACAGgtaccccgccccgcccccggggccgGCCGGTCACTCAGCCTCGCCGCTTCTCCCCGCAGCCCGAAGCGCCGCTGCCGCAGGCGTCGCCCGCGCTGTCCCGGGCCCGCAGCCCCACCCCGCCGGCCGTGGGGCCCCAGCCACTGCTCAACGGCAGCGTGGCGCCGGCGCCGCCCGCCACCCCGGCGCCAGGCGTGCAGCTCGACGTGGAGGCGCTCATCCCCACGCACGATGAGCAGGGCCGGCCCATCCCCGAGTGGAAGCGCCAGGTGATGGTGCGGAAGCTGCAGCTGAAgatgcaggaggaggaggagcagagacggaAGGTGGGTGGGGCGGGGCTTCTGCGCCCGGGCCCATCCCCCACATCGCCGCTCGGCCTGCGGGGGCCTTTCCACCTCAGGCGGCTCCCGTTGTCCTTGGGGGGCGGGAAGCAGGGTTGGAGGacctcccctgccctggggacTGTCCTTCCGTGAGACGGGCAAAGCTCATCAAACGCGAATGTGCTTCACGTCGCCCGGGATCTTGTAAAAATGCCGATTCTGATTCAGGAGCTGTGGGTGGGGCTGAGACTCTGCGTGTCTGGGAAGCTCCTGGTGAGACTGacctgctggtccagggaccgcCCTCTGCGTGGCCAACAGGCTTTGGGCTGCAGTCAGACTGGCCTGGGCCCTTTCCTGCACCGCCACTTTCCAGCCTTCGAGACCGAGCCTCAtccagcctcagttttcttatctgtcagATGATTGACCGTCTTTGGCTGGCAGGGTGGTTTGCCACTGACCGGCTCAGCACGTGTTTCCTGGGTGCTGTGTTCTGTGCGCTGTTGTAGCCTCTAGGGATTCGCGATGAATATCTCAAGGCCTTTTCAAAGGTGGCTTTGGGgagtggggcgggagggggtCAACCAACAAGCAAACACAGCATCTTAGTAGAGAGATAAGTGCCCCCAAGAATACAAAACAAGGTAACATGAGAGCCTGAGTGAGCAGGGAAGCCAGGGACGGGGCTGTTAACAACACTGCCCTCACTGGGATGGGGCATGCAGAGGCCTGGGGCTGCCCTGCACCCACCGTCCTATTTGGGGTGGGGCCAGTGTTATGAAGGAGGAAGTGAAGTCCAAGGTGGACTTGGAAGATGAGCAAGAGGTGGGCTGGGAACAGAGTGGGGCAAAGAGCAGGCTCAGTGACTGTCCTGTCAGTACAGGGGCGGAGCTGGAGAGATCAGTGGGGGCAGATCACCAAGTCCTGGCCTTGAAGAAAATGGACTTTCTCCTGCAGCAGTAGGGAGCCTGGGAGAGGGGTTAAGTGAGGGAATTAGCATCATCCTGTGTGTCTGTGAGGGAACGGATTGATTGTAGTGGGTCAAGATGAACCGGGAGGATGTGAggacgaccccccccccccagcccaggctgCAGAAGCCCAGCACTAAagtgaggaatgaatgaaactCTCAGAAGTTCCTGGCACACCTAGCTCATAAAATTGATTATCATCCCTGGTGCCGGGGACAAGGGGTGAGAGCTGAGGCTTCAAGCTGGTTCAGCAGTAAAACACTGACAGCGTGCACAGGGAGGGCTCGGGCTGCGGGGACAGCTGACAAGAGGTCATCAGTATGCGCGAGGTCCCTCTGGGATGTGGCCTCCAAACAGCAGCCCTGAGATGGGGTGGGAAAGGGCAGCCTGGCGTCGCAGCTTCAACGCCTTTTGCATGTTCCTTCGGTGGTGTAATGAGCAACCAAGCCAGGTGTGGAGACTCCCTCTGCCCGCTCAGTCTCTGCAACAGCGCCCAACGACCCCGCCAGCGACCAAAGTGGACACTGCCCAGCGCCCGGAGTAGCGGCCTGGGCCGAAGTCTCGCCCCAGTGTAATCACCCGCCGGCCGGGCGTGGCCCATCCCTGCCAACAGAGCCCCGCGGAGCCATTACACCACCCAGGACATGCAAAGGGCGCCCCCCGGCGGCCGCTGCGGGAGCCGGGCCAGAGGGAGACgcgcctccctcccctctcttgtcTTCCCCGCCTTAGCTGACGTCCGCCAGCTCATGCTGCTACCCCCGCGAGGGCTGGAGGTACTCCAGCGCGCACAACGCCATCCTCGGGCCCTTCGGCGAGCTCATGACCGAAGCCGACATCCTCCGCATCGAGCAGCAAATCGAGAACCTGCAGGTGTTGCACAAGGCGCAGAAGCTGGAGGCGCGCCTGGAGCAGCTGGAGCTGGAGTTGGAGCAGCTGCTGCCGATTTCGGCCGCCCTTTCCGCGCCGCGCTTCACCGTCGATCCGCGCCGCATGCACGGCCGCGCAGCCAGTCTGCCTGCCTGGTGCAGCAAGATCTCCACGCTGCTCAAGAGCATGGCCACGCTGCTGGCCGCGCTGGGCGGCCGGCCCGCGCACCTGGCCGAGCTGCTGGCCGCCGACACCGGCCAGCCGCTGGCACCGCTGCCCGACGCGCCCTGGCGGCCGGGTCCGCTCTGCCTCGGCCGCTCGCACTCGCTCAGCTGGTGTCGCGAGGCCGTGGCGCGCGAGATCCTCGAGTGCGGCGTCTCCGTGCAGCATCTCCGCGCGGTCTACGAGCTACGCGCCCAGGGCTCGGCGCCCGCGCGCGGCTCGCGCCGCAAGCTCTCGCTTCCCGCCGCCGCCTCGGGCCGAGAGCCCATCCTCGAGGAGGACTACGTGGCTGCCGGCGCCGGGGAGCCAAGCGCCCCGGTCGCCAACGGCTTGCCGGCCCCCTGGGACTCCGTGGGCGCGCTGGGCCCGCCCGACGCGCCGGACCACCAGGCGGCGCTGCCCGAGCCCCAGCAGCTGGCGCGCCAGCCGTCGCTCTCCACCGAGCTGCGCGGCGTCCAGGACTACATAGATATGCGCAAGGAGCGCATCGTCTACCTCTTCCTGGAGCACTGGCGCAAGTGGACCTTCCGCGGCCCCCGGCGCCACGCCCAGGCGCGCCTGCGCAGACTGCTGCCCCGCGTGGTGGCCGCCGGCACGGGCCCGGGCCCCGAGGCCGCCGACGCTCTCCAGCCGCCGGCCGGCGACGGCCCGGATGCGCGGCTGCTGCGCCTGCTGAAGCAGCGGCAGGTGGTGGGCAAGCTGCTGGGCCACTGGCGGAGCCTGCTGCGGCAGGTGCCGGTACGCCCTTCGTGTGGCTCGGGCCTGGCTCACGGCCTGTACTGGCCCGAACACTTTCTGCCGCCCCTGGACGGCGGCGCGCCCCCGCGCTACGACAGCCTCACGCTCGACCTCTTCATGCTAGGCTACTTCCAGCTGCTGGAGATGGGCCTGAGCCGCGAGGAGCGCAAGTTCCGCCACCTGCTGTGCTACGAGATGTTCGACCGGCTGGGCAGCCACCCGTGGGAGCTCATCCGCCTCTTCCACCGCGTGGTGCTCGAGGAGGTGGAGGCTGGCCGACGAACCTGGAGCGACGGCTTCGAGGACCTCAGGCGCCAGTTCTTTGGAGACAGCCCGGAGGCTGAGCCAGCCCGGGAAGAAGAAGCGGAGAAggagcaagaagagaaaaaagaagaggaggagggggaggcggcggcggcggcggcggagggagAGCCGGCAGAAAAGGTCCCTCCGGGTCAAACGGTGGACTGGCCAGAGGGGCAGCCCGAGGCCCCAGCTCCTGCGccgcagccccccagcccccctccgcCAGCCGCGCCTCCCCCGACGTGGG comes from the Acinonyx jubatus isolate Ajub_Pintada_27869175 chromosome C1, VMU_Ajub_asm_v1.0, whole genome shotgun sequence genome and includes:
- the ESPN gene encoding espin isoform X4 → MPPPPPGAQRGPPALAQLSSRDGHNGLRRQDSSRKPRAFSKQPSTGDYYRQLGRCPGEPLATRPGMAHSEEVRACQPAPAGRPGPGPAARFSLASPSAPPQAALLPGNHVHNGCAADPKASRELPPPPPPPPPPLPEAHSSPPPAPPLPFEGAGPGCGQRRSSSSTGKVRVLRHRKSTKSFNMMSPTGDNSELLAEIKAGKSLKPTPQSKGLTTVFSGSGQPISQPEAPLPQASPALSRARSPTPPAVGPQPLLNGSVAPAPPATPAPGVQLDVEALIPTHDEQGRPIPEWKRQVMVRKLQLKMQEEEEQRRKLTSASSCCYPREGWRYSSAHNAILGPFGELMTEADILRIEQQIENLQVLHKAQKLEARLEQLELELEQLLPISAALSAPRFTVDPRRMHGRAASLPAWCSKISTLLKSMATLLAALGGRPAHLAELLAADTGQPLAPLPDAPWRPGPLCLGRSHSLSWCREAVAREILECGVSVQHLRAVYELRAQGSAPARGSRRKLSLPAAASGREPILEEDYVAAGAGEPSAPVANGLPAPWDSVGALGPPDAPDHQAALPEPQQLARQPSLSTELRGVQDYIDMRKERIVYLFLEHWRKWTFRGPRRHAQARLRRLLPRVVAAGTGPGPEAADALQPPAGDGPDARLLRLLKQRQVVGKLLGHWRSLLRQVPVRPSCGSGLAHGLYWPEHFLPPLDGGAPPRYDSLTLDLFMLGYFQLLEMGLSREERKFRHLLCYEMFDRLGSHPWELIRLFHRVVLEEVEAGRRTWSDGFEDLRRQFFGDSPEAEPAREEEAEKEQEEKKEEEEGEAAAAAAEGEPAEKVPPGQTVDWPEGQPEAPAPAPQPPSPPPPAAPPPTWDPPGSEAPVEDPLELVSEMGEFSNEDICRYIDRSFSFWKEKEAELFDI
- the ESPN gene encoding espin isoform X3; translated protein: MALALALQAARQGELQVLRSLHAAGQLRPSQRDPLDALPVHHAARAGKLHCLRFLVEEAALPATARARNGATPAHDAAATGHLACLQWLLSEGGCGVQDRDNSGATVLHLAARFGHPELVEWLLRHGGGEATATTDTGALAIHYAAAKGDFPSLRLLIGHYPEGVNAQTKNGATPLYLACQEGHLEVTQYLVQECGADPHVRAQDGMTPLHAAAQMGHCPVIVWLVSCTDVSLSEQDNDGATAMHFAASRGHAKVLSWLLLHGGEITADLWGGTPLHDAAENGELECCQILVVNGAELDVRDRDGYTAADLSDYNGHSHCTRYLRTVENLSVEHRVLSRDPSAELETKQPDSGMSSPDTTVSVQPLNFDLSSPTSTLSNYDSCSSSHSSIKGRRPPRGLASSRAADIQSYMDMLSPELGRPQGKMGRTTPPPPPSFPPPPPPPSTQLPPPPPGYPAPKPPVEPHAADIYVQTKSKLRRVEKEAFKKELSSRDGHNGLRRQDSSRKPRAFSKQPSTGDYYRQLGRCPGEPLATRPGMAHSEEAALLPGNHVHNGCAADPKASRELPPPPPPPPPPLPEAHSSPPPAPPLPFEGAGPGCGQRRSSSSTGKVRVLRHRKSTKSFNMMSPTGDNSELLAEIKAGKSLKPTPQSKGLTTVFSGSGQPISQPEAPLPQASPALSRARSPTPPAVGPQPLLNGSVAPAPPATPAPGVQLDVEALIPTHDEQGRPIPEWKRQVMVRKLQLKMQEEEEQRRKLTSASSCCYPREGWRYSSAHNAILGPFGELMTEADILRIEQQIENLQVLHKAQKLEARLEQLELELEQLLPISAALSAPRFTVDPRRMHGRAASLPAWCSKISTLLKSMATLLAALGGRPAHLAELLAADTGQPLAPLPDAPWRPGPLCLGRSHSLSWCREAVAREILECGVSVQHLRAVYELRAQGSAPARGSRRKLSLPAAASGREPILEEDYVAAGAGEPSAPVANGLPAPWDSVGALGPPDAPDHQAALPEPQQLARQPSLSTELRGVQDYIDMRKERIVYLFLEHWRKWTFRGPRRHAQARLRRLLPRVVAAGTGPGPEAADALQPPAGDGPDARLLRLLKQRQVVGKLLGHWRSLLRQVPVRPSCGSGLAHGLYWPEHFLPPLDGGAPPRYDSLTLDLFMLGYFQLLEMGLSREERKFRHLLCYEMFDRLGSHPWELIRLFHRVVLEEVEAGRRTWSDGFEDLRRQFFGDSPEAEPAREEEAEKEQEEKKEEEEGEAAAAAAEGEPAEKVPPGQTVDWPEGQPEAPAPAPQPPSPPPPAAPPPTWDPPGSEAPVEDPLELVSEMGEFSNEDICRYIDRSFSFWKEKEAELFDI
- the ESPN gene encoding espin isoform X2, with translation MALALALQAARQGELQVLRSLHAAGQLRPSQRDPLDALPVHHAARAGKLHCLRFLVEEAALPATARARNGATPAHDAAATGHLACLQWLLSEGGCGVQDRDNSGATVLHLAARFGHPELVEWLLRHGGGEATATTDTGALAIHYAAAKGDFPSLRLLIGHYPEGVNAQTKNGATPLYLACQEGHLEVTQYLVQECGADPHVRAQDGMTPLHAAAQMGHCPVIVWLVSCTDVSLSEQDNDGATAMHFAASRGHAKVLSWLLLHGGEITADLWGGTPLHDAAENGELECCQILVVNGAELDVRDRDGYTAADLSDYNGHSHCTRYLRTVENLSVEHRVLSRDPSAELETKQPDSGMSSPDTTVSVQPLNFDLSSPTSTLSNYDSCSSSHSSIKGRRPPRGLASSRAADIQSYMDMLSPELGRPQGKMGRTTPPPPPSFPPPPPPPSTQLPPPPPGYPAPKPPVEPHAADIYVQTKSKLRRVEKEAFKKELSSRDGHNGLRRQDSSRKPRAFSKQPSTGDYYRQLGRCPGEPLATRPGMAHSEEVRACQPAPAGRPGPGPAARFSLASPSAPPQAALLPGNHVHNGCAADPKASRELPPPPPPPPPPLPEAHSSPPPAPPLPFEGAGPGCGQRRSSSSTGSTKSFNMMSPTGDNSELLAEIKAGKSLKPTPQSKGLTTVFSGSGQPISQPEAPLPQASPALSRARSPTPPAVGPQPLLNGSVAPAPPATPAPGVQLDVEALIPTHDEQGRPIPEWKRQVMVRKLQLKMQEEEEQRRKLTSASSCCYPREGWRYSSAHNAILGPFGELMTEADILRIEQQIENLQVLHKAQKLEARLEQLELELEQLLPISAALSAPRFTVDPRRMHGRAASLPAWCSKISTLLKSMATLLAALGGRPAHLAELLAADTGQPLAPLPDAPWRPGPLCLGRSHSLSWCREAVAREILECGVSVQHLRAVYELRAQGSAPARGSRRKLSLPAAASGREPILEEDYVAAGAGEPSAPVANGLPAPWDSVGALGPPDAPDHQAALPEPQQLARQPSLSTELRGVQDYIDMRKERIVYLFLEHWRKWTFRGPRRHAQARLRRLLPRVVAAGTGPGPEAADALQPPAGDGPDARLLRLLKQRQVVGKLLGHWRSLLRQVPVRPSCGSGLAHGLYWPEHFLPPLDGGAPPRYDSLTLDLFMLGYFQLLEMGLSREERKFRHLLCYEMFDRLGSHPWELIRLFHRVVLEEVEAGRRTWSDGFEDLRRQFFGDSPEAEPAREEEAEKEQEEKKEEEEGEAAAAAAEGEPAEKVPPGQTVDWPEGQPEAPAPAPQPPSPPPPAAPPPTWDPPGSEAPVEDPLELVSEMGEFSNEDICRYIDRSFSFWKEKEAELFDI
- the ESPN gene encoding espin isoform X1; the encoded protein is MALALALQAARQGELQVLRSLHAAGQLRPSQRDPLDALPVHHAARAGKLHCLRFLVEEAALPATARARNGATPAHDAAATGHLACLQWLLSEGGCGVQDRDNSGATVLHLAARFGHPELVEWLLRHGGGEATATTDTGALAIHYAAAKGDFPSLRLLIGHYPEGVNAQTKNGATPLYLACQEGHLEVTQYLVQECGADPHVRAQDGMTPLHAAAQMGHCPVIVWLVSCTDVSLSEQDNDGATAMHFAASRGHAKVLSWLLLHGGEITADLWGGTPLHDAAENGELECCQILVVNGAELDVRDRDGYTAADLSDYNGHSHCTRYLRTVENLSVEHRVLSRDPSAELETKQPDSGMSSPDTTVSVQPLNFDLSSPTSTLSNYDSCSSSHSSIKGRRPPRGLASSRAADIQSYMDMLSPELGRPQGKMGRTTPPPPPSFPPPPPPPSTQLPPPPPGYPAPKPPVEPHAADIYVQTKSKLRRVEKEAFKKELSSRDGHNGLRRQDSSRKPRAFSKQPSTGDYYRQLGRCPGEPLATRPGMAHSEEVRACQPAPAGRPGPGPAARFSLASPSAPPQAALLPGNHVHNGCAADPKASRELPPPPPPPPPPLPEAHSSPPPAPPLPFEGAGPGCGQRRSSSSTGKVRVLRHRKSTKSFNMMSPTGDNSELLAEIKAGKSLKPTPQSKGLTTVFSGSGQPISQPEAPLPQASPALSRARSPTPPAVGPQPLLNGSVAPAPPATPAPGVQLDVEALIPTHDEQGRPIPEWKRQVMVRKLQLKMQEEEEQRRKLTSASSCCYPREGWRYSSAHNAILGPFGELMTEADILRIEQQIENLQVLHKAQKLEARLEQLELELEQLLPISAALSAPRFTVDPRRMHGRAASLPAWCSKISTLLKSMATLLAALGGRPAHLAELLAADTGQPLAPLPDAPWRPGPLCLGRSHSLSWCREAVAREILECGVSVQHLRAVYELRAQGSAPARGSRRKLSLPAAASGREPILEEDYVAAGAGEPSAPVANGLPAPWDSVGALGPPDAPDHQAALPEPQQLARQPSLSTELRGVQDYIDMRKERIVYLFLEHWRKWTFRGPRRHAQARLRRLLPRVVAAGTGPGPEAADALQPPAGDGPDARLLRLLKQRQVVGKLLGHWRSLLRQVPVRPSCGSGLAHGLYWPEHFLPPLDGGAPPRYDSLTLDLFMLGYFQLLEMGLSREERKFRHLLCYEMFDRLGSHPWELIRLFHRVVLEEVEAGRRTWSDGFEDLRRQFFGDSPEAEPAREEEAEKEQEEKKEEEEGEAAAAAAEGEPAEKVPPGQTVDWPEGQPEAPAPAPQPPSPPPPAAPPPTWDPPGSEAPVEDPLELVSEMGEFSNEDICRYIDRSFSFWKEKEAELFDI
- the ESPN gene encoding espin isoform X9: MNSQGPPGRAPMPRTKSFNMMSPTGDNSELLAEIKAGKSLKPTPQSKGLTTVFSGSGQPISQPEAPLPQASPALSRARSPTPPAVGPQPLLNGSVAPAPPATPAPGVQLDVEALIPTHDEQGRPIPEWKRQVMVRKLQLKMQEEEEQRRKLTSASSCCYPREGWRYSSAHNAILGPFGELMTEADILRIEQQIENLQVLHKAQKLEARLEQLELELEQLLPISAALSAPRFTVDPRRMHGRAASLPAWCSKISTLLKSMATLLAALGGRPAHLAELLAADTGQPLAPLPDAPWRPGPLCLGRSHSLSWCREAVAREILECGVSVQHLRAVYELRAQGSAPARGSRRKLSLPAAASGREPILEEDYVAAGAGEPSAPVANGLPAPWDSVGALGPPDAPDHQAALPEPQQLARQPSLSTELRGVQDYIDMRKERIVYLFLEHWRKWTFRGPRRHAQARLRRLLPRVVAAGTGPGPEAADALQPPAGDGPDARLLRLLKQRQVVGKLLGHWRSLLRQVPVRPSCGSGLAHGLYWPEHFLPPLDGGAPPRYDSLTLDLFMLGYFQLLEMGLSREERKFRHLLCYEMFDRLGSHPWELIRLFHRVVLEEVEAGRRTWSDGFEDLRRQFFGDSPEAEPAREEEAEKEQEEKKEEEEGEAAAAAAEGEPAEKVPPGQTVDWPEGQPEAPAPAPQPPSPPPPAAPPPTWDPPGSEAPVEDPLELVSEMGEFSNEDICRYIDRSFSFWKEKEAELFDI